One Flavobacterium sp. 90 DNA segment encodes these proteins:
- a CDS encoding DUF6702 family protein, translating to MLPKNRLIYPLLGLLFLSLSAFTFHKFYMGVFQVNYAAEKKMIQITSRIFVDDLNNGIEKKYHKKTYIGTEKETQADVDLLKKYLSENFTIKINGQSKAITFLSKEVESDDVLVCYSRIKDVEKFKTIEISNSILVDWNAEQQNITHITAFGTKRSVLFTESSRKELLKY from the coding sequence ATGTTGCCGAAAAATAGATTAATTTATCCTCTTTTAGGATTATTGTTTTTATCGCTTTCAGCTTTTACATTCCATAAATTTTATATGGGTGTTTTTCAGGTCAATTATGCGGCCGAAAAAAAAATGATTCAAATTACTTCCCGTATTTTTGTCGATGATCTGAATAACGGAATCGAAAAAAAATACCATAAAAAAACATACATCGGTACTGAGAAAGAAACTCAGGCCGATGTTGATTTATTAAAAAAATACCTTTCAGAAAACTTCACAATCAAAATCAACGGACAATCAAAAGCTATTACCTTCTTGTCAAAAGAGGTAGAATCTGATGATGTTTTGGTTTGTTACTCCAGAATAAAAGATGTGGAAAAATTTAAGACAATTGAGATATCAAATTCGATTTTGGTTGATTGGAATGCTGAACAGCAGAATATTACACATATTACAGCTTTTGGCACCAAAAGAAGTGTTCTCTTTACAGAATCCTCAAGGAAAGAATTGTTAAAGTATTAA
- a CDS encoding GNAT family N-acetyltransferase gives MSIIKEIPSKETFIVRQPVLRKGKPVESCVFEGDDLETTKRFGLFENKCLIGIIPLFQKINPIFAENNQAQIRGMAVLENHQKKGIGEALVKHCEKYCNTNNIDLIWFKARTAAIGFYKKMNYETLGKAFDIKDVGEHYLMSKKT, from the coding sequence ATGAGTATCATTAAAGAAATACCGTCAAAAGAAACTTTTATCGTTCGTCAACCAGTTTTAAGAAAAGGGAAACCCGTCGAAAGTTGCGTATTTGAAGGTGATGACCTAGAAACGACAAAACGCTTTGGTTTATTTGAAAACAAATGTTTAATAGGAATTATTCCACTATTTCAAAAAATCAATCCTATATTTGCCGAAAATAACCAAGCTCAGATTCGCGGAATGGCTGTTTTAGAAAACCATCAGAAAAAAGGAATTGGAGAAGCTTTAGTAAAACATTGCGAAAAATACTGCAATACAAACAATATCGATTTAATCTGGTTCAAAGCAAGAACTGCTGCTATTGGGTTTTATAAAAAAATGAATTACGAAACTCTGGGAAAAGCATTTGACATTAAAGATGTTGGAGAACATTATTTAATGTCTAAAAAAACATGA
- a CDS encoding O-methyltransferase has translation MHFISQDLEDYIEQHSENEPELLAKLNKETYQKILLPRMLSGHFQGRVLSMLSKLIRPVNILEIGTYTGYAALCLCEGMQENGQLHTIDIKEELVDFQRKYFDASPWGNQIFQHLGEAVDIIPTLDVKFDLVFIDADKENYLNYWEMIVPKMNKGGIILSDNVLWSGKILEPVHPNDVSTKVLLEYNLLLKNDPRVETVLLPIRDGLTVSRVL, from the coding sequence ATGCATTTTATATCACAAGACTTAGAAGATTATATCGAGCAACATTCTGAAAACGAACCAGAATTACTAGCCAAACTTAATAAAGAAACGTACCAAAAAATACTTTTACCAAGAATGTTAAGCGGACATTTTCAAGGTCGTGTTTTGAGTATGTTATCTAAATTAATTCGTCCGGTTAATATTCTCGAAATCGGAACTTATACTGGTTATGCCGCTTTATGTTTATGCGAAGGAATGCAGGAAAATGGTCAATTACATACTATTGACATTAAAGAAGAATTGGTAGACTTTCAACGCAAGTATTTTGACGCATCGCCTTGGGGAAATCAAATTTTTCAGCATTTAGGAGAAGCCGTTGATATTATTCCAACTTTGGACGTCAAGTTTGATTTGGTTTTTATCGACGCCGACAAAGAAAACTACTTAAACTACTGGGAAATGATTGTACCGAAAATGAATAAAGGCGGAATCATTTTATCTGACAATGTTTTATGGAGCGGAAAAATACTAGAACCGGTTCACCCAAATGATGTTAGCACAAAAGTGCTTTTAGAATACAATCTATTATTGAAAAACGATCCAAGAGTTGAGACCGTTTTATTACCAATTCGTGATGGTTTGACGGTTAGTAGAGTACTTTAG
- a CDS encoding twin-arginine translocase TatA/TatE family subunit, giving the protein MFGIGGGELVFILFIVLMLFGSDKVPEIARTMGKAMAQLKNATNDIKSEIQKGAEANGLDAKALTDITGNINAQINDAKANIMGDSPNLLGETATEIDKVKEDIDSISGPVKRQM; this is encoded by the coding sequence ATGTTTGGTATAGGAGGAGGAGAATTAGTTTTCATACTATTTATAGTTCTAATGCTTTTTGGTTCAGACAAAGTGCCGGAAATTGCCCGTACAATGGGAAAAGCAATGGCGCAATTGAAAAATGCAACCAATGATATTAAAAGCGAAATCCAAAAAGGAGCAGAGGCCAACGGTCTTGATGCAAAAGCTCTAACGGATATCACTGGAAATATTAATGCTCAGATTAATGACGCTAAGGCTAACATAATGGGTGATTCACCTAATTTGTTGGGAGAAACAGCAACAGAAATTGACAAAGTAAAAGAAGATATCGATTCGATCTCAGGACCTGTAAAACGCCAAATGTAA
- a CDS encoding carboxypeptidase-like regulatory domain-containing protein, translated as MIFFLILVQNSFGQNTVSREIPGQILAQSTSVEAVNVVNNTTQIATISDANGMFTIAVKEGDVLVFSAVNLEGLRYRITADDLSLNSLKIKMTAKEVELKEVVVNENANITAENLGIIPYGQKKYTPAERKVYTATSTSVDKLLNMMSGRTTMLKKEVNVEKKEALFRKMEYLFEENYYTDRLKIPTDDIKGFQLYCVDDAEFAVSLNTKNKTMSMFLITDLARRYLIILENEK; from the coding sequence TTGATTTTTTTTCTAATTCTGGTTCAGAATAGTTTTGGACAAAATACAGTTTCAAGGGAAATTCCTGGACAGATTTTAGCGCAATCTACTTCGGTTGAAGCGGTAAATGTTGTTAATAATACAACACAAATTGCTACTATTTCAGATGCTAACGGAATGTTTACAATTGCTGTAAAAGAGGGAGATGTTTTGGTTTTTTCTGCTGTGAATTTAGAAGGACTTCGTTATCGTATTACTGCGGATGATTTGAGTTTAAATTCGCTCAAGATAAAAATGACAGCCAAAGAAGTAGAATTAAAAGAAGTCGTCGTAAATGAAAATGCCAATATCACGGCAGAAAATTTAGGTATAATTCCCTATGGACAAAAAAAATACACACCGGCAGAAAGAAAAGTTTATACTGCAACTTCGACTTCAGTAGATAAGTTGTTGAATATGATGTCCGGACGAACTACAATGTTGAAAAAAGAAGTGAATGTAGAGAAAAAGGAAGCACTTTTTAGAAAAATGGAATACCTTTTTGAAGAGAATTATTACACAGACAGATTGAAAATTCCGACGGATGATATCAAAGGATTTCAATTATATTGTGTGGATGATGCCGAATTTGCTGTATCTTTGAATACTAAAAACAAAACAATGAGTATGTTTTTAATAACAGATTTAGCAAGAAGATATTTAATAATTCTCGAAAATGAAAAATAG
- a CDS encoding M1 family metallopeptidase → MKKLSLLLLFPAILIAQEKTTTTVAPKQQGKYDTNKFSQMYDLLATPNMFRTAAGAPGPAYYQQQADYKIDVELDDKNSKLSGSETINYSNNSPDSLEYLWVQLDQNQAKANTQSSLAESEKISQVLPLDGFSSKYLKKDLERGFNIEYVKDAKGNPMSYTINETMMRINLATPLKPGEKISFAIKWWYNINNYRKETGNGRSGYELFEKDGNKIYVIAQFYPRMAVYNDVEGWQNMQFWGSGEFALPFGNFDVNITVPADHVIDATGELTNRAEVFTAEQVKRYEQAQKSFDKPVVIVTQAEAEVTEKGFSEKKKTWKFSAKNVRDFGIASSRKFIYDAMAVKLGGKIVMAESVYPKEANPLWGETSTMTVAHTLKSYSSHTFDYPYPKAVSVSAEDQGMEYPMICWNYGRPDENGVTSREVKNGMIGVVIHEVGHNFFPMIVNSDERQWTWMDEGLNSFMEYMAEQELDPTFPSRRGPAKNIVPYMSGDQKFLEPIMSNSETIQQFGNNAYGKPATGLNILREVVMGHELFDYAFKTYANRWKFKHPTPEDFFRTMEDASAVDLDWFFRGWFYSTDFVDIGIKEVKQYYVSDTPTTDIKDVKVKKGRFGYDKGPFVYLVSGDNAEVNATKKTALKVDDVKLLSDYVNQTFTAEEKAGLKSPKYFYEVEFNKPGGMIMPILVEITYEDGSKQNYQYPAQIWRKNNDTAKKVYATEKAIKNIQIDPKLMTADIDVTNNSWPKVQEKSKFD, encoded by the coding sequence ATGAAAAAACTTTCATTATTATTGCTTTTTCCTGCAATACTTATTGCTCAGGAAAAAACTACTACCACTGTTGCGCCAAAACAACAAGGTAAATATGATACAAACAAATTTAGCCAAATGTACGATTTGTTGGCAACGCCAAATATGTTTCGTACTGCAGCGGGAGCTCCCGGACCGGCATACTATCAACAACAGGCAGATTATAAAATTGATGTTGAATTAGACGATAAGAATTCAAAGTTAAGTGGTTCTGAAACAATTAATTATTCAAATAATTCTCCGGATAGTTTAGAGTATTTATGGGTTCAGTTAGATCAAAATCAGGCAAAAGCAAATACACAATCCTCTTTAGCTGAAAGCGAAAAAATTAGTCAGGTTTTACCATTAGATGGTTTTTCTAGTAAATATTTGAAAAAAGATTTAGAACGTGGTTTTAATATTGAATATGTAAAAGATGCAAAAGGAAATCCTATGTCTTATACAATCAATGAAACTATGATGCGCATTAATTTGGCAACTCCTCTAAAACCGGGTGAGAAAATTTCATTTGCTATAAAATGGTGGTACAATATCAATAATTATAGAAAAGAAACTGGAAATGGACGTTCAGGTTATGAATTATTTGAAAAAGACGGAAACAAAATATATGTAATTGCTCAGTTTTACCCAAGAATGGCGGTTTACAACGATGTTGAAGGCTGGCAAAATATGCAATTCTGGGGAAGCGGAGAGTTTGCTCTACCTTTTGGAAATTTTGACGTAAATATTACAGTTCCTGCAGATCACGTAATCGATGCAACTGGAGAATTGACAAATAGAGCAGAAGTTTTTACTGCAGAACAAGTAAAACGTTACGAACAAGCACAAAAATCATTTGATAAACCGGTTGTAATTGTTACACAAGCTGAAGCTGAAGTAACTGAAAAAGGTTTCTCTGAAAAGAAAAAAACATGGAAATTTAGTGCTAAAAACGTACGTGATTTTGGAATTGCATCATCAAGAAAATTCATTTATGATGCAATGGCTGTAAAATTAGGAGGTAAAATTGTAATGGCAGAATCGGTTTATCCAAAAGAAGCAAATCCGCTTTGGGGAGAAACTTCAACGATGACTGTTGCGCATACTTTAAAAAGTTATTCATCACACACATTTGATTATCCTTATCCAAAAGCAGTTTCAGTTTCTGCAGAAGATCAGGGAATGGAATATCCAATGATTTGTTGGAATTATGGTCGTCCTGATGAAAATGGGGTGACTAGTAGAGAGGTTAAAAACGGAATGATTGGTGTTGTGATTCACGAAGTAGGACATAACTTTTTTCCAATGATTGTAAACTCTGACGAGCGTCAATGGACTTGGATGGATGAAGGTCTGAATTCATTTATGGAATATATGGCAGAGCAGGAATTAGATCCTACTTTCCCGTCAAGACGTGGTCCTGCAAAAAATATTGTTCCTTATATGAGTGGAGATCAAAAGTTTTTAGAGCCAATTATGTCTAACTCTGAAACGATTCAGCAATTTGGAAATAACGCTTACGGAAAACCTGCAACCGGACTTAATATTTTAAGAGAAGTTGTTATGGGACATGAATTGTTTGATTATGCTTTTAAAACATATGCAAACAGATGGAAATTTAAGCACCCAACTCCTGAAGATTTCTTTAGAACTATGGAAGATGCTTCCGCTGTAGATTTAGATTGGTTTTTCAGAGGATGGTTTTACTCAACAGATTTCGTAGATATCGGAATCAAAGAAGTAAAACAATACTATGTTTCTGATACTCCAACTACTGATATTAAAGATGTAAAAGTTAAAAAAGGACGTTTCGGATATGATAAAGGACCATTTGTGTATTTGGTTTCCGGTGATAATGCTGAAGTAAATGCTACAAAAAAGACCGCTTTGAAAGTAGATGACGTAAAATTATTATCTGATTACGTAAATCAAACTTTCACTGCGGAAGAAAAAGCAGGATTAAAATCGCCTAAATATTTCTACGAAGTGGAGTTCAATAAACCAGGCGGAATGATTATGCCAATTCTTGTTGAGATTACTTACGAAGACGGTTCAAAACAAAATTATCAGTATCCGGCTCAAATCTGGAGAAAGAATAATGATACCGCTAAAAAAGTTTACGCAACCGAAAAAGCGATAAAAAACATTCAGATAGATCCAAAATTAATGACTGCTGATATTGATGTAACCAATAACTCTTGGCCAAAAGTACAGGAAAAGTCAAAATTTGATTAA
- a CDS encoding phosphatase PAP2 family protein, with the protein MLEKIKELDTQLFVYLNGLGSETYDKLWLIITSQLNWTPFFLLLFYLIYKKVGGKQTLFIVLFIAVLLTFTDQVTNLFKYNFQRLRPCNNPEINSFIRVVQVRQSYSFFSGHAANTMAVATFLFLVLKRHFKYLGFLFLWPLIFAYSRIYLGLHYPGDILTGYFFGALFGFLIFLVYRKLKPQYFPG; encoded by the coding sequence ATGCTTGAAAAAATAAAAGAACTAGATACTCAATTATTCGTTTATCTTAATGGTTTAGGATCTGAAACATACGATAAACTTTGGCTTATTATTACCAGTCAGTTAAATTGGACGCCATTTTTTCTATTACTTTTCTATCTTATTTATAAAAAAGTAGGAGGAAAACAAACCTTGTTTATTGTGCTATTTATAGCCGTTTTGTTAACCTTTACAGATCAGGTTACTAATTTGTTCAAATACAACTTTCAACGTTTGCGTCCGTGTAATAATCCCGAAATCAATTCATTTATTCGTGTTGTTCAGGTTAGACAATCATATAGTTTTTTCTCCGGTCATGCGGCCAATACAATGGCAGTTGCTACGTTTTTATTCTTGGTTTTAAAACGTCATTTTAAGTATTTAGGATTCCTGTTTTTATGGCCGTTAATTTTTGCTTATAGCCGTATTTACTTAGGATTACATTATCCGGGAGACATTCTTACAGGATACTTTTTTGGAGCACTTTTCGGATTTTTAATCTTTTTAGTGTATCGAAAACTAAAACCACAATATTTTCCTGGATAA
- a CDS encoding murein L,D-transpeptidase catalytic domain family protein has protein sequence MIYKIYPLLVFLLLSFGKDSNNTSEIKKETVKHYAKVEKLTVEAKIESVYNTLNTNNFKLPELKTFSEALKGFYLLKERGIIQKNILTLIDFSLSSNSKRLWVIDLTTNTILFNSLVAHGRNTGEEFASAFSNSNSSFKSSLGFYATGEIYRGKHGASLRLDGLENGVNDNARERGVVMHGADYVSESFIRNNKRLGRSQGCPAIPVELTDEIIEVIKDKSCLYIYHPSRSFAMEERLIS, from the coding sequence ATGATTTACAAAATTTATCCACTTCTTGTGTTTTTGCTGTTATCTTTTGGTAAAGATTCAAATAACACATCCGAAATTAAAAAAGAAACAGTAAAGCATTATGCTAAAGTTGAGAAACTTACTGTTGAAGCAAAAATTGAAAGTGTTTATAATACTTTGAATACCAACAATTTTAAGCTGCCTGAACTTAAAACTTTTTCTGAAGCTTTAAAAGGTTTTTACCTGTTGAAAGAAAGAGGAATTATTCAAAAAAATATTTTGACATTAATTGATTTTAGTTTGTCATCAAATTCAAAACGCCTTTGGGTAATTGATTTAACGACAAACACAATCTTGTTTAATTCTCTTGTTGCGCATGGACGAAATACCGGAGAAGAATTTGCATCAGCATTTTCAAACTCAAACTCTTCTTTTAAAAGTAGTTTAGGTTTTTATGCAACAGGCGAAATTTACCGCGGAAAACATGGAGCTTCTCTACGTTTAGATGGATTAGAAAACGGAGTAAATGATAACGCCCGCGAAAGAGGAGTGGTTATGCATGGAGCTGATTATGTTTCTGAATCTTTTATCAGAAACAATAAAAGATTAGGCAGAAGCCAAGGTTGTCCGGCAATTCCAGTGGAATTAACAGACGAAATAATCGAAGTTATAAAAGACAAATCGTGTTTGTATATCTACCATCCGTCAAGAAGTTTTGCGATGGAAGAAAGGCTAATTTCTTAA
- a CDS encoding carboxypeptidase-like regulatory domain-containing protein, which translates to MVNKVACILMVVLGQTSWSQSQDRGVINGKITANTSDLEGVYVINAQTEAMTTTDESGAFSISAKEGDTLVFSSIQFKENKVLLIAENFSDLHFTVKLNMVMHQLQEVVVRNYNGINAASLGIVPYGQKKYTEAERKLHTATALNPTANAGSMAGGSISADPLLNFFSGRTAMLKKEVAVEKKEAFMKLLERMFSINHFVNRLQIPLEYVKGFEYYAVENDKFTVILNSKNKTSTEFLLAELAVKYKEIIASENK; encoded by the coding sequence TTGGTCAATAAAGTTGCATGTATTTTGATGGTTGTTTTGGGACAAACTAGTTGGTCTCAAAGCCAGGATCGTGGTGTTATTAACGGAAAAATAACGGCTAATACTTCTGATTTAGAAGGTGTTTATGTTATAAATGCTCAAACTGAAGCGATGACGACTACAGATGAATCGGGCGCTTTTTCTATTTCTGCTAAAGAAGGGGATACACTTGTTTTTTCGTCTATACAATTCAAGGAAAATAAGGTTTTGCTAATTGCTGAGAATTTCTCAGACCTTCATTTTACAGTAAAATTGAACATGGTAATGCATCAATTGCAAGAAGTTGTGGTTAGAAATTACAACGGAATTAATGCTGCCTCTCTAGGAATTGTTCCCTATGGGCAGAAAAAATATACAGAAGCCGAAAGGAAATTACATACAGCTACGGCATTAAATCCTACGGCAAATGCTGGTTCAATGGCTGGAGGTTCAATATCTGCAGATCCATTATTGAATTTCTTTTCAGGAAGAACTGCAATGCTTAAAAAAGAAGTGGCGGTTGAAAAGAAAGAAGCTTTCATGAAACTTTTAGAGCGTATGTTTAGCATTAATCATTTTGTGAACAGATTGCAAATTCCGCTTGAATACGTAAAAGGTTTTGAATATTATGCCGTGGAAAACGATAAATTCACAGTAATTTTGAACTCTAAAAATAAAACTTCGACAGAGTTTTTGCTAGCCGAACTGGCTGTGAAATACAAAGAAATAATAGCGAGTGAAAATAAGTAA
- the pepE gene encoding dipeptidase PepE yields the protein MKSIIIASTSTLHGGSYLDYILPVLTSHFKNCESILFIPYARPSGISHDEYTKKVAEAFSTINIAVKGIHEFEDAASAIKNAQGIFTGGGNTFLLVTQLYKNNIMQILAETVKNGTPYLGTSAGSNICGLSIQTTNDMPIIYPPSFQTLGLIPFNLNPHYLDPDTQSQHMGETRETRIKEFHAFNSIPVLGLREGSWLEVKGDKITLKGNLKARLFRQNENPVELETESDLSNLN from the coding sequence ATGAAAAGTATCATCATTGCCAGCACATCTACATTACACGGAGGCAGTTATTTAGACTATATTTTACCCGTATTAACATCACATTTTAAAAATTGCGAAAGCATTTTATTCATTCCGTATGCCCGCCCAAGCGGAATTTCGCATGACGAATACACCAAAAAAGTAGCCGAAGCATTTTCTACTATTAACATTGCCGTAAAAGGAATTCATGAATTCGAAGACGCCGCAAGCGCCATAAAAAATGCTCAAGGAATATTTACTGGCGGAGGAAATACTTTTTTACTAGTTACACAACTATACAAAAACAATATCATGCAGATTCTTGCCGAAACTGTAAAAAACGGAACTCCATATTTAGGAACCAGTGCAGGAAGTAATATCTGCGGTTTATCAATACAAACCACCAATGATATGCCTATAATTTATCCGCCAAGCTTTCAGACTTTAGGATTAATTCCGTTCAATCTAAATCCACATTATTTAGATCCAGATACTCAATCACAACACATGGGAGAAACTCGCGAAACAAGAATTAAAGAATTTCACGCTTTTAATTCAATTCCCGTTTTAGGATTGAGAGAAGGAAGCTGGCTTGAAGTTAAAGGAGACAAAATAACCTTAAAAGGAAACTTAAAAGCTCGTTTATTCAGACAAAACGAAAATCCCGTAGAATTAGAAACAGAAAGCGATTTAAGCAATTTGAACTAA
- a CDS encoding L,D-transpeptidase family protein, whose product MKKIYFLLVISLFISCKKDTPKPIPVVKKKPPLIILTDERKVEIDTATINVFKSETLKQFYDASEHKTVWGNLKKRTYVLSQLENSNLLGLDPEDYKTSKLKKFESRISSLNDKDLATYDILLTYNFEKYLNHLYKGKLDPKKLYTDWDLEEKTFDVNNVLIKAFNKNKLDSIVDNIQPKSETYKELLKALEIIEKFPNDEIGTIAIDSSTRKITLNDTNNALVNIKKRLLFWGDMSGKDTLNKIYNKKTFESIKRFQERHGLASDGVIGVGTINALNYSKEKRKEQIIANLERWRWYTSDFAENYFIINIPNYSLNVVESKDTTLVRNIVVGTSKRKTPIITSTLRTVVFNPTWTVPPTILKEDVVPAMKRNRNYLANKNITIYDTTGKVVDPSAWNENKPGNYRYVQSPGYNNSLGVMKILFPNHHSVYLHDTNHRNYFGRSNRSLSSGCVRIENPLELAEHILDDPEQWSREKIDTLIATKKTTSIKIIKKYALYQWYWTAWSKKNQLIFRADIYNLDSDLYAKLRN is encoded by the coding sequence ATGAAAAAAATTTACTTTTTATTAGTTATAAGCCTGTTTATTAGTTGTAAAAAAGACACTCCTAAACCTATTCCTGTGGTCAAAAAAAAACCACCATTAATCATACTTACCGACGAAAGAAAAGTAGAAATAGATACTGCAACAATAAATGTATTTAAGAGCGAAACCTTAAAACAATTTTATGATGCTTCTGAACATAAAACCGTTTGGGGAAACCTTAAAAAGAGAACTTATGTTTTATCGCAATTAGAAAATTCGAATCTACTTGGCTTAGATCCTGAAGATTACAAAACTTCTAAGCTTAAAAAATTCGAAAGTAGAATCAGCTCTTTAAACGACAAAGATCTGGCTACATATGATATTTTATTAACGTACAACTTTGAAAAATATCTTAATCACTTATATAAAGGAAAACTGGATCCAAAGAAACTATATACGGACTGGGATTTAGAAGAAAAGACATTTGACGTAAATAATGTGCTCATAAAGGCTTTCAATAAAAACAAACTGGACAGTATTGTTGACAATATTCAGCCGAAATCAGAAACTTACAAGGAGTTATTAAAAGCTCTTGAAATTATTGAGAAGTTTCCAAATGACGAAATTGGAACGATTGCTATAGACTCTTCGACAAGAAAAATAACTTTAAATGATACTAACAACGCTTTAGTCAACATCAAAAAAAGACTTTTATTCTGGGGAGATATGTCAGGGAAAGATACTCTGAACAAAATTTATAATAAAAAAACATTCGAATCAATCAAAAGATTTCAGGAAAGACATGGTTTAGCTTCTGATGGGGTTATTGGCGTAGGAACTATAAACGCTTTAAACTATTCGAAAGAAAAAAGAAAAGAGCAAATTATCGCCAATTTAGAGCGCTGGAGATGGTATACTTCCGATTTTGCCGAGAATTATTTCATTATCAATATTCCAAATTACAGCTTGAATGTTGTTGAAAGCAAAGACACGACATTAGTTCGAAATATTGTGGTAGGAACGAGCAAAAGAAAAACACCTATTATCACCTCAACATTAAGAACAGTTGTTTTTAACCCAACATGGACCGTTCCACCAACTATCTTAAAGGAAGATGTTGTGCCGGCAATGAAACGCAATAGAAATTATCTGGCGAATAAAAACATAACTATATACGATACTACGGGAAAAGTTGTAGATCCGAGTGCATGGAACGAGAACAAACCCGGTAATTACCGTTATGTACAAAGTCCGGGATATAATAATTCATTGGGAGTAATGAAAATTTTGTTTCCAAATCATCATAGCGTTTACTTGCACGATACTAATCATAGAAACTATTTTGGACGAAGCAATCGTTCTTTAAGTTCCGGTTGTGTTCGTATTGAAAATCCTTTAGAATTGGCAGAACATATATTAGATGATCCTGAACAATGGTCGAGAGAAAAAATCGACACGCTGATTGCTACCAAAAAAACAACGAGCATAAAAATTATCAAAAAATATGCTTTATACCAATGGTATTGGACAGCTTGGAGCAAAAAAAATCAGCTCATTTTCAGAGCTGATATTTATAATTTAGATTCGGATTTGTATGCTAAATTAAGAAATTAG